A single region of the Lactobacillus isalae genome encodes:
- the recA gene encoding recombinase RecA, with translation MAKDDKKKALDIALKKIEKDFGKGAVMRMGEKVDTQISTIPSGSLALDAALGVGGYPRGRIIEVYGPESSGKTTVALHAVAEVQKRGGTAAYIDAENAMDPAYAEALGVDIDSLILSQPNTGEEGLQIADTLIASGAIDILVVDSVAALVPRAEIDGDMGDSHVGLQARLMSQALRKLSGNISKTKTIAVFINQIREKVGVMFGNPETTPGGRALKFYSTIRLEVRRAEQIKQGSDVIGNRVKLKVVKNKVAPPFKVAEVDIMYGKGISQTGELIDMAADKDIIKKAGSWYSYGDDRIGQGRENAKQYLEEHPDVYDEVKAKVREAYGIDAKAIEDRENPEKIKQEKEAANKDAADEKSEKK, from the coding sequence TTGGCTAAAGATGATAAAAAGAAGGCCTTAGATATTGCCTTAAAGAAGATTGAAAAAGACTTTGGAAAAGGCGCAGTTATGCGCATGGGTGAAAAGGTAGACACTCAAATTTCCACTATTCCTTCCGGTTCACTAGCTTTAGATGCTGCTCTTGGAGTTGGTGGATATCCACGCGGACGAATTATCGAAGTATATGGACCAGAAAGTTCTGGTAAGACGACTGTAGCCCTTCATGCAGTTGCAGAAGTTCAAAAACGTGGAGGAACGGCTGCTTATATTGATGCTGAAAATGCAATGGATCCTGCCTATGCCGAAGCTCTGGGTGTAGATATTGACTCACTAATCTTATCTCAACCAAATACTGGTGAAGAAGGATTACAAATTGCAGATACTTTAATTGCTAGTGGTGCAATTGATATTTTAGTTGTGGATTCAGTTGCCGCTTTAGTACCTAGAGCTGAAATTGATGGAGATATGGGAGATTCTCATGTTGGTTTGCAGGCAAGATTAATGAGCCAGGCCTTACGTAAGTTGTCTGGGAATATTTCTAAGACTAAAACTATTGCCGTTTTCATCAACCAGATTCGTGAAAAAGTTGGGGTTATGTTTGGAAATCCAGAAACTACTCCTGGTGGTCGTGCTTTAAAATTCTATTCTACTATTCGATTAGAAGTTCGTCGTGCAGAACAAATTAAGCAAGGTTCAGATGTAATTGGTAACCGTGTTAAGTTAAAGGTTGTCAAGAACAAGGTTGCTCCACCATTTAAAGTTGCAGAAGTTGATATTATGTATGGTAAGGGAATTTCTCAAACTGGTGAGTTAATTGATATGGCTGCCGACAAAGATATCATTAAAAAGGCTGGTTCATGGTATTCATATGGTGATGATCGTATTGGACAAGGTCGTGAAAATGCTAAGCAGTATCTAGAAGAACATCCAGATGTTTACGATGAAGTAAAAGCAAAAGTTCGCGAAGCATATGGTATTGATGCTAAAGCAATTGAAGATCGTGAAAATCCTGAAAAGATTAAGCAGGAAAAGGAAGCAGCAAATAAAGATGCTGCCGATGAAAAAAGCGAAAAAAAATAG
- the pgsA gene encoding CDP-diacylglycerol--glycerol-3-phosphate 3-phosphatidyltransferase, which translates to MNLPNKLTMFRIFMIPVFMLVLIFNWPAGGATFLGAHIYWSHVLAAVIFAVASITDFLDGHIARSRNLVTNFGKFADPLADKMLTMTAFVFLISLNLAPAWVVAIIVCRELAVTGLRLILAENKGQVLAAKMPGKIKTTTQMLSIIFLLLGDVYYIGTILLYICLIFTIYSGYDYFKQSGDVFKGEI; encoded by the coding sequence ATGAATTTACCAAATAAATTAACTATGTTCAGAATTTTTATGATTCCAGTTTTTATGCTAGTTTTAATTTTTAACTGGCCAGCTGGTGGTGCAACTTTTTTAGGTGCGCATATTTATTGGTCTCATGTATTGGCTGCAGTAATTTTTGCAGTAGCTTCAATAACTGACTTTTTAGACGGACATATCGCTCGTTCAAGAAATTTAGTTACTAACTTTGGAAAATTTGCTGATCCATTAGCGGATAAAATGTTAACTATGACAGCCTTTGTATTTTTGATTTCATTAAACTTAGCACCAGCATGGGTAGTAGCAATTATTGTTTGCCGCGAACTTGCAGTTACTGGTTTAAGATTAATCTTAGCTGAAAATAAGGGACAAGTTTTGGCAGCAAAGATGCCGGGTAAGATTAAGACAACAACTCAAATGTTATCGATTATTTTCTTATTACTTGGCGATGTTTACTATATTGGTACTATTTTATTGTACATTTGCTTAATCTTTACTATTTACTCTGGTTATGATTACTTTAAGCAGAGTGGTGACGTATTTAAAGGCGAAATTTAA